TTCACGCTCTGCCCGGTGTGCCGGGCCAGGATCTGGTTGAGCTGCTCGCGAAGCCTGAGGATTTCTCGCGCCTGGATGTCGATGTCCGCCGCGGGCCCCTGCACGGTGCTGAGCGGCTGGTGGATCATGATCCGGGAGTGCGGAAGCGCGAACCGCTTGCCCTTCTCGCCGGCGGCCAGCAACCAGGCCGCCATGCTCGCGGCCTGTCCGAGACACACCGTACTGACCGGACAGCGGACGTACTGCATGGTGTCGTAGATCGCGAGCCCCGCCGTCACGGAACCTCCCGGCGAGTTGATGTAGAAGTGGATGTCCTTCTCCGGGTCCTCGGACTCGAGAAAGAGGAGCTGCGCCGTGAGCAAGTTCGCGACGTCGTCGGTGATCGGGGACCCGAGAAACACGATCCGGTCTCGTAGGAGGCGCGAGTAGATGTCGTACGCCCGCTCGCCGCGACCGGTTTGTTCGATTACGATCGGAATCAAGTTCATGCCGACTCCGGAGGTCCCGCGACGACGCCGATTCTAGCCGGTTTCCGGCTCCCCGGCAACGTGGTTTTGCCCCTCCAGCACACCTTCGCGGATACGCGCGCGCGCCAGAACCAGATCGAGCGCCTTTTCTCGCCGCAGCCGGTCGCGGATTCGCCTGCGCGCCTCCACCCACTCCTCCGGGCTGCGCGTCGGGCCTTCTCGGGCCAGCGCCCGATCGACCTCCGACTCCGCCACCTCGATTCCCTCCCTCTCCGCGATCGCATCGAGCACGAGGCGAGTTTTCACGTGTCGCCGCGCGAGCGGTTCGAACTTCGCGCGGAGCTCCGCCACGACCTCCATCCTTTGCTCCTCGCTCGCCGTTCTCCACCAGGCGAAGTCGACATGCCGCGAGAGCAGGAACTCGAGTTCGCTTCGTACGAGCGTCCGCGGGAGTTCCACGTCGTGCCGCGCGGCCAGCTCGTCGAGGGCGCGCGCTCGCAACACGTTTTCTTCCTCCCCGGCCGCTTCCTGTTCGAGACGGGCACGGATCCGCGCGCGCAACTCCTCGAGCGAATCGCACTCGCCGTGGTCCTTGGCGAACTCGTCGTCGAGCTCCGGGACCTCCTTCCGGGCGATCTGCCGGACGTGCACCCGGAAGTGGACCGTCCGGCCGGCGAACCCCGGCTCGGACGACTCGGGGGGAAAGGCGAAGGGGAACTCGAGAGCCTCGCCCACCCGAGCGCCGAGCAAGCGCGTCGCGAAGGGCTCGAAGCTTTTCGGAGTTCCCACCTCGAAAGCTCGCCCTTCTCCCCGCCCTACCACCCCACGCTCGTCCCGTGCCTCGTAGTCCACGATCACGACGTCTCCCGCTTCCACCACGTCCCGCCCTTCGACGGGCCGAAGTTGCGCGTAGGACTGGCGCAGCCGTTCGAGGGCGTTCTCCACGTCGGCCTCGGTTACCGGGATCCGCGGACGCTCGAGCTCGAGACCGGAGTAGTCGCGCAGCTCGACCAGGGGGCACACCTCGACTGTCGCCCCGAAGCGCAACGGCCGACCCGGAGGAGTCTCTTCCGTCACGATTTCCGGCGGACCGAGGGGTTGCAGGTTTTCCTGGCGGACGGCCTCCTGATAGGCTTCCTCGATCAAGCGCGAAACCACTTCCGACCGGATCTGCTCCCCGAAGCGTCTTTCGAGCAACGACCTCGGCACCCTGCCCCTGCGGAAGCCGGGAAGCTCGATTCGCCGCGCAAGGCGCTCGAAAGCCCGTTCGAGCTCCTCGGTCACCCGGTCTTCGGGAAGCTCGACCTCGAGGCGTTTTTCGACCGGACTGAGAGTTTCGACTCGTACTTTCACGGCGAAAGGCCTACGCAAGTCCGGTTATCCGGACGCACGGAGCGCTTGCAAGGGACGCGACGGGAGTGCGAGAGGGGGGACTCGAACCCCCACGGACGAATCCGCCAGATCCTAAGTCTGGTGCGTCTGCCAATTCCGCCACTCTCGCGTGTGCGGCGCTCGCCGCCGGCCGCCGCCCGATTCGGATGCCACTGCACATGCGAGCTGAATCGTCGGTTCCCGCCGCTTCCGTCTCGAAACGCGCGGCACGAGAGTAACGCCCCCCGAGCACGGGCGCAAGCACGGAGCCCCGACGGACGCCGCTCCTCGGCGAAGCCGAATCGCCCGTCTTCTCGCGCTGTCTTTCCGTTCCGTCACATCCTGGCTTCCGGCGTCACCCTCCTTCCTTTGGAGCCATCGATCCCCGGCTTCCGGGCGTCGTCCGGGCCGAGCGGAGGGCCTGGCACGAGCGGTGCTTCTTTTCGCGCACCGTGAAACCCCGGGCCGGCGTCCCGAAGAAGCCTCCGGGCGAGTTTTCCACGATGAAGCAACCGGAACACATGCACCGTCCTGGCGGGCGTGGACCGAAACCGAGCGGACGGTCGATCTTTTCCCTGGCTCTGGCCGTCGTCGTGTGGACCTTTGCCTGTCATCCGGCCTGCGCCGACTCCTCGGACGGCTGGGTCCTCGACGGCAACCTGCCCCGGTACCGTCTCGAAACTCGACAAGCGGAGATGCAAAGCGAGCAGCCGGTCACCGTGCTCGTAGGCCTCAAGTGGCGAGACGGCGCCGCACTCCAGCGCCTCCTCCTCGAGCTCTATTCCCCGTCGTCGCCTCTTTACCAGAAATTTCTCTCACCCCAGGAATTCGACCGGCGTTTCGCGCCCGCACCGGAAGTCGTCGAACGACTGGCGGAATACCTCCGCGAACAAGGTCTCGAAATCCTACGTGTGAGCGACGACCGCCTCATGGTCTTCGCGAGGGGCAGCCCCGCGGCGGTTCGAAAGGCCTTCGGGGTGAGGTTGGCGCGCACGGACGGTGGTCGGTATTCGGCGCTGGAGGACCCCTCGCTTCCCCGAGCCTTCGCACCGCACGTAACGAGCGTCCAGGGTCTCGAGAACGTGCTCCGGCTCGCACCCCGCCGCATCGTTCGGCCGCCGACCATGATGCCCCGCACCGGGGGGGCACCCTTCACACCCCGAGAGATCGCCAGGGTCTACGCGATGGACTGGCTCCATTGGCTCGGACTCGTAGGAACGCCGGGCCGGAGTTCGACGATCGGAATTCTCACCGTCGGCTCCTTTCATCCCGACGACCTCACCGAGTTCTGGCAGGTTTTCGACGTCCCCCGCTCCCCCGAGAGCGTGGAGAGGGTACCTCTCGGGGAGACCCGGGACGAGGCGAACGACGAAACGACGCTCGACGTGGAGTGGGCCTCCTCGCTGGCTCCCGGTGCTCCTGTCGTCGTCTACGAAGCCCGCGACGACACCGTGACGGCTTTTCTGGAAATGTACCACCAGGCAGTCGTCGAGGGGCGGGCGTCCGTACTCTCGACGAGCTGGGGCATTTGTGAAGACGCCTTGCCCCCGCGCTACCTCGAGCAAGCCGATGCCATCTTCCAGAAGGCGGCGGCGCTCGGCATCTCCGTTCTTGCCGCGTCGGGGGACAGCGGCGCCTACTGCCTGCCAGGAGAGCCCTCGGTGGATTTTCCCGCAAGCCATCCCCTGGTCACTGCCGTCGGGGGTACGAGCCTCTTCGTCGACTCCGACGGCTCGCGTGCGAGAGAAAGCGCCTGGGAGGGCAGCGGGAGCGGGCAGAGTCGCGTCTGGAAACGCCCGCTCTGGCAACCGGAGAAGGCGTCTCGGCGGCTCGTGGCCGACGTGGCGCTCAACGCGGACCCGGCCACGGGCTACTACGTGCGGTACCGGAGGCAGTGGTGGCAGTACGGCGGCACGAGCGTCGGAGCACCCATCTGGGCGGCACTGGTCGCGGTGGCGAACCAGTACCGGGA
The sequence above is a segment of the Candidatus Binatia bacterium genome. Coding sequences within it:
- the clpP gene encoding ATP-dependent Clp protease proteolytic subunit, translated to MNLIPIVIEQTGRGERAYDIYSRLLRDRIVFLGSPITDDVANLLTAQLLFLESEDPEKDIHFYINSPGGSVTAGLAIYDTMQYVRCPVSTVCLGQAASMAAWLLAAGEKGKRFALPHSRIMIHQPLSTVQGPAADIDIQAREILRLREQLNQILARHTGQSVKKIEKDTERDLFLTGKQAVEYGLVDQVIVSRVAKSE
- the tig gene encoding trigger factor gives rise to the protein MKVRVETLSPVEKRLEVELPEDRVTEELERAFERLARRIELPGFRRGRVPRSLLERRFGEQIRSEVVSRLIEEAYQEAVRQENLQPLGPPEIVTEETPPGRPLRFGATVEVCPLVELRDYSGLELERPRIPVTEADVENALERLRQSYAQLRPVEGRDVVEAGDVVIVDYEARDERGVVGRGEGRAFEVGTPKSFEPFATRLLGARVGEALEFPFAFPPESSEPGFAGRTVHFRVHVRQIARKEVPELDDEFAKDHGECDSLEELRARIRARLEQEAAGEEENVLRARALDELAARHDVELPRTLVRSELEFLLSRHVDFAWWRTASEEQRMEVVAELRAKFEPLARRHVKTRLVLDAIAEREGIEVAESEVDRALAREGPTRSPEEWVEARRRIRDRLRREKALDLVLARARIREGVLEGQNHVAGEPETG